In Cervus elaphus chromosome 31, mCerEla1.1, whole genome shotgun sequence, one DNA window encodes the following:
- the RPL24 gene encoding 60S ribosomal protein L24: MKVELCSFSGYKIYPGHGRRYARTDGKVFQFLNAKCESAFLSKRNPRQINWTVLYRRKHKKGQSEEIQKKRTRRAVKFQRAITGASLADIMAKRNQKPEVRKAQREQAIRAAKEAKKAKQASKKTAMAAAKAPTKAAPKQKIVKPVKVSAPRVGGKR, translated from the exons ATGAA GGTCGAGCTGTGCAGTTTCAGCGGGTACAAGATCTACCCAGGACACGGCAGGCGCTACGCCCGAACCGACGGGAAG GTTTTCCAGTTTCTTAATGCAAAATGTGAGTCGGCATTCCTTTCCAAGAGGAATCCTCGTCAGATCAACTGGACTGTCCTCtacagaagaaaacacaaaaagggACAGTCG gaagaaattcaaaagaaaagaactcGCCGTGCAGTCAAATTCCAGAGGGCCATAACTGGTGCCTCTCTTGCTGATATAATGGCCAAGAGGAATCAGAAACCTGAAGTTAGGAAGGCTCAACGAGAACAAGCTATCAG GGCTGCCAAGGAAGCAAAAAAGGCTAAGCAAGCATCTAAAAAGACAGCAATGGCTGCTGCAAAG GCTCCCACAAAGGCAGCACCCAAGCAAAAGATTGTGAAGCCTGTGAAGGTTTCTGCTCCTCGAGTTGGTGGAAAACGCTAA